In Fusarium oxysporum f. sp. lycopersici 4287 chromosome 4, whole genome shotgun sequence, a genomic segment contains:
- a CDS encoding hypothetical protein (At least one base has a quality score < 10): MANEIERQSEAPDASGEAIQDAEEKAEFLNREVQYSQQLHGALQGIKRVNQLLSEVEAAKNERRILDSLRLLEKSWEAIDQIGVSKTCRVMKLLNLRSFELKSSVHEVFDHIWKTLIHADIETRQFAIYNAVEDEQMNLSDAVVGLQAYKEVDERMEQLWRNVDAAIISPRMDIKNNTLPTIQADGEVLKLSGEASRSVDALLTDLETSFTFLAQKLPSDLLPPLGNFMMADVIPKLIGEWLEVAVPSSLKEMDNFQAMIKRAREFCQSLTQHGYTGFTDLQDWVDNAPSIWLGKCRETTLDSVRSKLLGGIGESKQVEKVEKQMVSLAEGKEITKTPGGAAANTEAADWGADWGDAWEEDNEQPEVQNKSASKGPGSAKADEDDGADAWGWDEEDTTTEAKDTKEAPEKDEEDDSAAAWGWGEEDTTQEPVQAPKPKGKAPNAQNETRELVLKETYSVSSMPEPVLELIYAILEDGAALTRDDVEYAPVAATAPGLFGLPTFALALFRAISPHYYSRSEGGNMFLYNDAMYLAEKLSEFADGWKKRDDLTPRARNMLRLDNDIKSLQAFANRSYANEMNIQKTILRDFLGGAQSLMQQDEMEACVELASARIRAMASVWKPILARSVWTQALGSLADALATKLITDVLEMSSIGQDEAYNIAKTIATATELDDLFLPSTLTGTAKSEDEVPQTAQYAPSWLRLKYLSEVLQSNLNEVRYLWCESELSLYFSVSEVIDLIEASFEANSRTRDTIREIQSKPTPLAGR; the protein is encoded by the exons TTCTTGAATCGCGAAGTCCAGTACAGTCAACAGCTGCACGGCGCATTGCAAGGCATCAAACGTGTCAACCAGCTCCTAAGTGAAGTAGAAGCTGCTAAGAATGAACGCCGCATATTAGACTCGTTACGGCTACTCGAGA AGTCATGGGAAGCAATTGACCAAATTGGTGTAAGCAAAACTTGTCGAGTCATGAAACTTCTGAATCTTCGAAGTTTTGAGCTCAAATCTTCTGTTCATGAGGTTTTCGACCATATCTGGAAGACATTGATTCATGCGGATATTGAGACACGCCAATTCGCCATTTACAATGCTGTTGAGG ATGAGCAAATGAATCTCTCCGATGCAGTAGTTGGCCTTCAGGCTTACAAAGAGGTCGACGAGCGTATGGAACAGTTGTGGCGAAATGTAGATGCCGCAATCATATCTCCCCGGATGGATATCAAAAACAACACCTTGCCTACTATACAAGCAGATGGAGAGGTCCTGAAGCTATCAGGAGAAGCATCAAGATCAGTCGATGCTCTACTCACCGACCTAGAAACGTCCTTCACTTTTCTCGCCCAAAAACTTCCTTCTGATCTCTTGCCACCACTTGGTAACTTTATGATGGCAGACGTAATACCCAAGCTTATTGGGGAGTGGCTGGAGGTTGCAGTACCTTCGTCGTTGAAAGAGATGGACAACTTCCAGGCCATGATCAAGAGAGCTCGCGAATTCTGCCAGTCGCTGACTCAACATGGATACACGGGCTTCACGGATTTACAAGATTGGGTTGACAATGCGCCATCAATATGGCTTGGGAAGTGTCGTGAGACAACGCTCGACTCTGTCCGATCCAAGTTACTTGGCGGAATCGGAGAGTCAAAACAGGtcgagaaggttgagaagcaAATGGTGTCTCTGGCAGAAGGTAAAGAGATCACAAAGACGCCAGGAGGAGCTGCAGCAAATACCGAAGCTGCTGACTGGGGAGCTGATTGGGGTGATGCTTGGGAGGAAGATAATGAGCAACCCGAAGTCCAGAACAAATCTGCCTCGAAAGGCCCAGGCTCTGCGAAAGCcgacgaagacgatggaGCAGATGCATGGGgatgggatgaagaggacacTACTACCGAGGCCAAGGACACCAAAGAAGCCCccgagaaggatgaggaagatgacagTGCTGCTGCTTGGGGTTGGGGAGAAGAGGACACAACCCAAGAGCCAGTGCAGGCCCCGAAACCCAAGGGCAAAGCCCCTAATGCCCAAAACGAGACTCGAGAGCTTGTGTTAAAGGAGACATATAGCGTGTCGTCAATGCCTGAGCCTGTCCTCGAACTTATTTATGCCATCTTGGAGGACGGCGCTGCACTAACGAGAGACGATGTGGAATATGCGCCTGTTGCAGCTACAGCGCCTGGTCTCTTTGGTCTGCCAACATTTGCGTTAGCCTTGTTCAGGGCCATCTCACCTCACTACTACTCTAGAAGTGAGGGTGGCAACAT GTTCCTATACAACGATGCTATGTATCTAGCAGAAAAGCTCTCCGAATTCGCTGATGGCTGGAAGAAGCGAGACGACTTAACACCTAGGGCGCGAAATATGCTACGGCTTGACAATGACATCAAGAGCTTGCAAGCCTTCGCCAATCGCAGCTATGCCAACGAGATGAACATCCAAAAGACCATTCTTCGAGATTTCCTTGGTGGAGCGCAAAGTCTGATGCAgcaagatgagatggaggcTTGTGTCGAGTTGGCTTCGGCCCGCATCCGTGCCATGGCTTCTGTCTGGAAACCTATCCTCGCTCGTTCAGTCTGGACTCAGGCTTTGGGTTCGTTGGCTGATGCTCTCGCGACCAAGCTCATCACAGACGTCCTCGAGATGTCGTCCATCGGTCAAGACGAGGCATACAATATTGCAAAAACAATCGCCACAGCTACTGAGCTCGACGACCTCTTCCTGCCCAGCACCCTGACAGGAACTGCTAAGTCGGAGGATGAGGTTCCTCAAACAGCTCAGTATGCTCCTAGCTGGCTACGTCTCAAGTATCTGAGCGAGGTTCTGCAAAGCAATCTCAACGAGGTACGGTATCTGTGGTGTGAAAGTGAATTGAGTCTGTACTTTTCGGTCTCTGAGGTTATAGACCTTATTGAGGCTAGCTTCGAGGCAAACTCAAGGACGAGGGATACCATTCGTGAGATTCAGTCCAAACCTACGCCTTTAGCTGGGCGATGA